The nucleotide window CAAGCACCTGTAAGCCCTCGGAAGTGTCTGGTTGCTGTTGAGCCTGCCCGCCGCTCTCATCTACCCTTCGTTCTCATCCTCCATCACTCATTGAATTGGTGCTTGACTTTCATTTTATCGAATGCAAAGAATGAAAAATTGTGAAATGTTTTGTCAGTACACGTCCGTTCTGATTTATTAGGCCCCCTCGTATTTAGGGTCAtattttcatcatgattttaactaCTAAAATATAAGTTATACATAGTAAAAAAATATTATCTAAAACTATGCTCAAATACGAATCCGATGATATAACATTTTGTGACTTGCATTAGAATTTTGTTAgataaatctatggtcaaaatttgacacaaaaCACGAAGAAGGCCAATAGACCAGAAAAAGGTAGTTGTAGTGTGAAAGACTTATGAATTCATTAGTCCATTCAAGACACACTGTGTATCCATTCAATGCAAAGTGGAGTAAACTAAATGCACCACCAGATGATTGGATCAATGAGCTGACGAGGCGTGAATGATACACGAGTTGATTAGTCGATCTAATGTAACACTGTCTATCTTGAATTGGCAGTCTGACACATTGTGCATATCGATACAGTGCCAAACTCTGCTTACCAGCTTAAACTAATACAGTGTCAGCTACTTTGAATCGACGAGCTAGGTGGAACAAACAGGAGCTAAGTTTAACCATTAAGTCAGAGGGCGGCTTGTGGGGCACTACAGTTTGTATTTCTGCAGAATCAATGCAATTTCTCTCTACGTACGTAACCGTGAACAATCGAGGCATCTTGTGAAGTTTCATGGAGATTTAGGAAAGTTTCACTGCTTTGAAGTAGGTTTGTGCACCTCGACGTAGGCTAACACCAACATGTTAAAGAGGACCCCGTAGGGCAAGGTGGGGCGACCGCCCTACCttgattcttttgcaaaaatataTCACACAAGTATGCATCATTGCATCCCTACTTATGAAATTCCAGAACATTGCGAGATTTCAACTTTCTAAAAGTTCAACGCTAACACTGCGTGTTTCGAGCCAATGCAAAGTGGAATTAAACTAGTGCACCACTAGCTGCTTGGATTGATGAGCTGACAACCTATGCGTGAAAGATACGTGAGTTGATTAGGCCAACTAATGTAATACAGTTTGCCTTGAATTGGCTAGTGCTAAActaaggctggccatagtggggTAACATAAGTGGTATCATGCACTTGGGACTCGCAAACATGCTTATGTGGCAGATaattaaagaagagagagagTGTTATAATAACATAGGTAGATAcggtatcataataaatgttatgcTACTATCTGTCGTGCATGTCAATAAATAAGACCACCTATGATATTAATCTATAATACTATGgatgtagtatcatacactagtaccATGTGCATGATGTATAcgatactccccactatgaccagcctaataTAGTGCTTGGATCAATCAACTTTTTTTTGGACATCACATGGACCGACAAGctaggggggggagggggggggggggggggggggggggtagatcTAAGTTTAACAACTCGCGGAGCAGGTGGGAAGGTACCAGAGCGTCAATCTAAAAAGTTCTGAAAATATAGTCTTGGTAGATGTAGTGTGAAAGACTTATCAGTTCGCTAGTTCATTCAACAACTGTGTTTGGACTTTGGACTCAATGCAAAGTTGAAGTAAACCAGTGCACCGCTAGCTGCCAGGATTGATGAGCCGACATGCAAGGCGTGAAAGATTCGTGAGCTGATTAGTCAATCTATTGTAACACTGTCGTCTGTCTGCAATTGGCAGTCTGGCAAGCAGTTCAGATCGATGCCGTAGCAAGCTCTGCGTGCCAGGTTAAACTACTACAATGTCAGCTGCTTGGATCGGCGAGTTAGACGGAGAAGCGGGAGCCGAGTTTAACAATTTGCAGATGGAGTGGCACGGCAGCAGTCTATAAACAATATATTCTTTGTCTGCTTAACCGTGAACTGCAGAGGCATCTTGTGAAGTTACATGGAGATTGAGGAAGCTTGCAGTGCTTTAATAGAAGTTAGTACTGCACCTCAATGCAATACTCTATATTCTAAGCAGCGTCTTGTGATTCCCGACTCAGCACCAGCAGCATCCGATGCTATTTTGGCCCCTCCCAAGGTCGCATCTCAACCTTGGCTAACTGGCAGCTAGAACATTTTGTATCTACGGTAAAGAGGACAAGGAAAAGCTCCACATCTCCATAATCTATATTACGTAAATCTCTCAGAATCTAGCATATATACAGACTTCCCCATCGAGTGTTTCCTTTATCTCTACTCCAAGTGTTCGCCCAATGGATGAAGAAATAACTGTTACAACACATGACTAATTTGTCTGTTTGCTCTCTTGAAGCAGGAACTGTCGTGATCCATTGGTCTAGCTAGTGCTCCCCATAGGTATCTTTAACTAGTGGAATGGCCGGGAATAAATATGTCCATTGTTACTTTGTAGCTGAAGGAAATGTATTTTCTCATTCTTTTACCGTTGATGTTTTCTTCTTTCTAGAAGACATTAAAATCAAATATCTAGAGTGGGCTCAGAAACTACGATAATTCAACCGAGAACTCCGTGCAAAATTTTCTGAAGTTTGAAAAGTCGAGGAGTTCGTGGCAAAAAACACAAAATCAGGCATGAACAGTGCGATTTTCAAAAGTTTCTCACACATTGGTGTAGCTCCTCCTTGCCGGGCGCCAGGGTCGTACATGGCCCTTGGCCTCATCCGAAGTAGAGCGTAGTGGCGAGGGGAGAGCGGAAGCAGATGGAGACGGGGACAAGTGGTGCCGCCTCTTGTACGTGGTTCATCTCCTTACATTGTCACATGCATCGCACTGGCTCGGTGGCTCTTGTGCCTCTACTGTCGTGCCTGCCTCTTTCTTTTTTGATTTGGCCTCTCCCGCCACTCCGgggccagagaggcgtttcatcCACCCACGGCCAGTTGTATTAGGTATCAGCTTGATACTAACATGTTGCACTTTAAGCCGAAAAAAGCACACTAAGTTATATCAAGTGTTTTTTCTGGGCACATCATGTTGCAGCTCACTCAAGGGTGATTCATGGATCATAGCGCTCTTTTTGTCCATCTGATTAATTACCAGCTGCTCACTTGGCTGGTATATATACACAGATACTCACATCAAGTAAATTAAGATTCCCGAATTTATCCCAAACAAGTACTATGATATTGTAGTGCTAAATTTGTGAGAAATAATAGAAGCCAATTAAGTTGACTAGGACCGAAATAACCAAATACATGTCCAACAACAAACAGGAGTAAACTTATTTATTACAGCAGGAAGTCACCTTATTTCTTGGAAAGAAAATCGTTTGCTCGGCTTAACAGGTCATTAACTTTGATGTGTTACAAATAAATAAATCCTACTggtgacacaacataaaagtacgAACAGCGGGGAAGCCATCAAATCCACATGAGAGCAAAGAGGACTAAATTATTCGATGCACTTGATCATGTTGATGAATGGCCATCAACCAATAAGCAGCATATGAGAATGCTTTGCCATTAGCAAGTCGCAGCCTGTACTTCCTGCACAATAGGAAAAAAAAAGTCATTACCAGGATGTGAACTGTGGAGAGGTGAGTAGGATGCTCAATGCAAGGCAAGTACGACACAATTCATTACCTGGATGTTGTTGATGTGCTGTCTAGACAAACAAGATCTTGGGACATCTTGGGTGTTTCCTAGCTGCTTCTTTCCACTTCTGTTTTGTGTCACCACCCACTTCACGATGAAGAGCAATCTCCTCGAGATGTTTAAAGTACTGGATCGCTGATGTGCCGGAAAAGTCATCTAGACCTTTACATAGCAGCCGGAGCGATTTGAGGCAAGACAGAGCTCCATCTTGGATTTCCAGCTCAGTTATCACTTCCACTGTTATGCTTAGGTGTTGCAGGATTCTGAATGCATCTTTTCCGATTGTGTGCTTGTCTAGTTGAGTTGCAGTCAGCTTCAGCTGCGTCAGGCTGCACATTTCGCTCAGGGCAGCAATAATGTCACTTCTCAGCTGATGAGGGAATGAAAGGGACAGCTTATTAAGACCAGCCAGCATGGTAACAAAGGGAGGGAGGCTGAATATATTGCCCCCTTGTAGCTTGAGTGATCTAAGATAGAAAGACTTGTCATTTTCCAGGGTGAAATTCAGCAAGTCTTGAGACCCTTCACCACTGAGAGCAAGTGAGAGTGCAACTGAAGTTGTAAACTCCGTGCCTCTCTCGATGAACCCCTTGATGGCCTTCGAGAGAGTACTTGTGCTGCTGGCATCGGCGTGAGACACATACCATATTTTCACCTTTGTCAAATGCTTCATGTGCTCAATGAGCTGTGCAAATTCTTGGCTCTTGTTGCTGTCCACAACAAATCCTGCTACTGTTTCCAGTTTACTGTTGGCTGACAACCAAGCCTGTAGCTTACTCATTCTGCGGGCTCCTACATCTTGTTTCAGCTTCAACTTCCCAAACAGATGAAGTAAAGATGGCAACTCCATGACTTGTGTTGGCAGAATCTCTATATTCGTCCTTCTTACATCCAGTGTCTCCAAGAACTGAAGCTTCTTGATATTTTTTGGCAGCGCCGTAACAGCGGCTCCGAGGCTTAGGTACCTCAGCAGCAACAGATAGCTGCATGCCAACTTGAGATCACTATCACCCAAGTCATGATCATACTCTCCTAGATCCAAAACTCGCATCAGTTCATAATTGCGGAAGTCCAAGATTGATGGGTGTGTCTGGCCGAAGACAGTCAGTGACCGGACAAGAGACAAATCATTCACTCCTGTGGGCCTTGCATGATGAAGAGACAGCCGACGGATTTTACTGGGTAGGGGTGGAGCAGATGGTTGATCACACAACAAGGTAACAAAATTGTCAGACATGGACTTGCGGATGACAAACTCGAGCATCATGCCATGCGTATGGCATGTCTTCACCTCTGTGCTGTTACCACTAGCATCAATATGTTGGAGGATACTCCGGTCAACTAGCTTTTCGAAACAGCTAGTAGCGGCGTCAAGGGCACTGCTTGTAATGTTTCCTGGTGAAAACCCCTCAGCTAACCACTTCCTTATTAGGGTTGATTTCCTGACAGGACGACCACTTGGGTAGGTACTCAAATATAACAAGAATGTCCTGTCAACCTGGCTATCAAGGCTGGTGTAGCTTTGCACAAGCACACGCCTCATTCTTGCAAATAGCTCATCGCTCTCCAGATGTGTACCCAGTTCGGCGCATAACTTTGCCCATTTCATGCGTGTTGGATTACCCATGCTTTGAAAGAACCTAGCGGTGGTAACAAGAGCAAGGGGAAGACCATCACATTTCTTGAGCGCTGCAGAGCTGAGCTCCTTTGCATCCGCTGGTGGATCGTCGTCTTGGAAAGCTTCCTTTAAGAACAAAATTCTTGAGTGTTGGTCGGCAAGAGTTGTCATTATGTACACATGATCATGAACAACTGAGATGCTGCAGATATTTGCTATGCGCTGAATGGCCGTTGTCACCAGAAATCTGCCGCTTAACCCTGCAAAGGCCTCTTTTATATGGTCCCAATATCCTGCTTTCCGCAAGTCATCAATTACAATGAAGAACCTATGTACCAAATTAAACATAACAAGCTATTAGACAAGGATTACATCGGTAGATGAATAGAGAACTGAATGAATTAAAAAAAACACAGAACAGGACAAAAGTGAATGGCAGAAAATGCAAAGACAACTAAAATGCATAGAAGCAGCTTAACTCCAGGGATAATATGCATCTCACTACCAGAGGCGAAACATGGAGAAAAAGAATACAAGATTTATATCTGAGCCACTGACATTTAAATTCCCACAGAACATATTTACATTTATATCTTGGTGATTTCCTTTCAGAATAACATTTGcgataaaataaaaaaaatggaTGTGCGCGCGTTTAAGTGAAGAAGCAAAATGATAGTATGAGTAAGTATGATTTTACATGACGTTTATACAATGGACAATGGATTAAGTGCCACTGAATAGTCTTGAAGTACCACATATCGGTGTGTCTTTGACAATAATTTAACGTATCCAAAGTTTTAAACCAAAGTCTAATATTTTTTTCTTGAGATGTATATATTTACTTTAATATAATTTTTAAGTTATATGATGATAGAGGGTTTCCCCGCTTTATATTATGAAGCAACAGCCGAGCAATACAACCACAGATACAACAAAAACGAAGAAACAAAGACAGGCGGCAGAAGGACACAAGATGCTACCGAACAGCTAATAGGCCCCGACTACACCTAAAACATGCTAGGACATCGAGGACCCCGGCAACTCCAGGTTATGCCAATGATGCAATGGCGATAATGGAGCAGCCCGCCGCTGGAGGAAGACCATGCGACGTCAACTCCCAATAGGCCACCGTTGTCTGGCCATCCGTCTCTGCCTTCAAAGATGGCCCCTGCCCTGTCGTCCTGGATCGTAGGACACCAGACCGTTGACAAGCAGAAGAACTCACCCCGAGCTCGTATGGACTGGAAGAACATTTTACCGCGGAGTGGACGGCGACACGGTAACCTTGTCTGGCAAAGCCACTCCCATCATCGCCTTTGCCTCTAGCCACAACCACGAAGACCACCGTAAGCCACCAAGCAGGAATTTCACTGAAGAACTCCGGCAAACCAACACATAATAGCCATGACCACCACTCCACCGGCCCAAGGCGGCGCTTCACGAAGAGAACGACGCCTTTGGCGCCGTCACCACCCAATCTGTGGGATTTTGGGTTTTCACCCGAACAGGAAGAGGAAGTAATGGGCAAGAACTCGATGCTGACTCCAAGATGTAGAACGGTGTTGAAGTGCCGCCGGCATCATGGTCTACGCCGCTGGTCAAGGGTCTTGCCCATCCAAATCCCACCCCGACTAACAACCACACTGGCCACAAGATTGGTCGCCGGCATCTGGGTCGGCGTGGGAGGCCAAAGAACGCCGAGGTCGCCATCTTCAGATTGGAACCATGGGCAAACAGGGCCGAAGTCTGAGATTCACGCTCACCGTCGGCTCACCGCCCGCATGGCCAAGCACGGCGCCCAACACCATCAGCAACAACTCCCCAGTCCCCGGGAAGGGGGTACACTCACACCCTCACTGGAGGTGGCCGCCGCCACTAGACTTGCGCAATGCATTGAACACCACCAGCCACCCATGCCAGCAGGTGCTCGACGGGATCTAAATCGGGCTGAGACCTAGCCACCTCTGCAGGACGCCTCCCAGCCACCTAGGCGCCGGATCCCCACGCCTCTGCCACCGGAAGCCCCGCCGGACCCCACGCTCCCATGAGCAGCGTCCCTGCTCCACTAGGATCTCAAATAGGGGACGAAGGGCGATACCCCGCCGCCGCCAGGGTCGCACGGGCTTGGGCCGGCGGACGCCCTCGGCGGTGGCAAGGAGGAGGAGAGGccgaagggggggggggggggtgtctAGCACTGGTGGCAGAGCTCAGGCTCCCGGGCGCGCTCGCAGGGGAGGGGACTGGAATTTTTTTCTTGTAAGTTATATATGGATGATAATACGTTGAAGCAGGTTAAACGAAATAACAATTGATCATGGGAAAAATAACTAGAGAAGAAATCTAGTAACTAGAATAAAGTGCAAAAAAGGATCTATCACACAAATGTGTAGATCATCTTGCTAGTTAGAATGAAGAATCCACATATCAAATTAAACATGACAGATTAATTAGAGAAAAATATATTTAAGGCCGAGTTTGGCAGATCGATTGATAGACGAATTACCTCTTGGTCCCAATACAATCTTTGATTCTTTCCTGAAGCTTGTTGAGAGGGCCATCGGTGCACTGACCAAGTTGTTGGAGTATCTCCTTGAGAACCTCACTAGCTGTTCCCCCTAGTTTTGCTGGAGGGACCCAAGCCAGAGCTTCATATTGGCTCTCAATTGCCTTGTACACATGATTGGCGAGGAGAGTCTTGCCCATACCATGGAACCCAACAATGGTGATCACCTTGAGCTGCTGCTGTTGCTGGATCAGATTCAGAAGCTCACTGTGGGGACCGTCCATACCAACGGGCGCAGGGCCGGACGATGCTGCTGAATGCTCGTCTTCGTCGTCAGTCATCACCGCCATCTCTGTGTGCTCAGACGACAGCAGCGACCGCCCTGGTGAAGAGGTGGTGCTGCTACTGTAGGTCCCTTTCAGCTGGGAAGCATCCTCTGATATCTTCTTGAGCTTCCGGATGGCAACAGCAAACTCATTACGGGCCTTCACCGTCTTCACCCGGTGCACAGCCCGACGGAGCCACCCAGCACCCGTTTCAGCCATCGCCACACGGTGTGTGAATCTATCGAGGCAGTCCTCGATGGCGTGCGCCAAGTCACGCACCATATTGATCCACACAGTATGCACCTCTTCGCCACCATCATGGCAATTCTTTTGCTCATCCTTGATGGTGGCAGAAATCATCTCAAACTCATACTTGATGTAGTTGATGTCACTCTGCAGGTTCTTCCGAAGCTCACTATTCTCCTCCAAAAACTTGAAGAGCCTCGGCACCATGCAGTCCACGAAAGCGGTGGCCACGGCCATCGCCACAGcttccatctctctctctctctctatctatctatcttTCTCTCTGTGGTTGGTTGCAAGATAACATCATGGAGTATCGACCCGCTGGTGAGGACGAAAACACACAACAACAGCCATGACTCTATGAGGTTAAGCTAAGAGATAAGCTTGATATGCCGGCCAGGAGGCTACCATTTTAGTACTCCACGATTCGAACCTACCACGTGACAACATATGGACAAATCTGCCAGCAAAATATTTTAAATTGCACTTTTTTTACAAgacatattttattttatttttcaataaAAGAAACAGTGCACAAGCGCCGTCGTCGCCCCATCCAAGATCTTAGGTTTTCACCGTGGAGAAAGTCCGAGTTCTCAAGTCAATACTTTTAGCAAGGCAATTACCAGGCACAAGCAATGAGGGTCAGACCTTACGTTTTCACCCTGAAAGTCACGACTCGGCACCCGAGGAGCACCACAAAAAATGAAATCCTCGAGTGTTGCCTTCCCCACTTGTCACGGATGCTTTTGAAAGTTATCAAACACCTGGTTGACTCCATCTCCTCCAAGGCGCCCTCCGTCCTATTGATGCTCCGATCTCAGCCACCATGACTTTCTCCACTGCTGTCTAAGCCATGGAAATCGAGATATCAACATGTTCCATGGTGCCAACAAACAACAGAGCTTCGTGTCGCCCCCTCATGGAGCCGCGTAAGTTGACACAGATGCGCACGACCAGATTCAATCTCATCCAGATATCCTTGGCCAAGATCTTCGGCTGCAGTTCTGGAACACGTTGACGACCAGATTGAGGAGGATCGATCATGTAGATTCGCTGTCGCGATGCAATAAGAGCACAAGGACTGCCACCACATCGCTTCCTTCACCACGCCAACGCAATCGCCCGCACAGCCCACAACCCGCGCCGCCACGGCGTAGGACACCGACTCGCACATGCCACAGCCTGCGCCGCCGGCTGAAGACGGACGCCAGATCGGGGTGGATCCCACTTCGTCGCCACTCCCTCACCTGCATGATCCGCTACCTGGAAGTACGTCATGCTCCGCTGGTCACGAGTGCCGCCGCCGTGGGGATCCACCGCCGCACCATCACGACCCTCGCCATCGCGGTGTGCCGGCCCAGTCGTGCCACCCCTTGGCGGAGGTCCTGCGTGAGAAGGTGAATATCCCTGCAGTTACCGACGTTGGCCAGGCTTTGCCCGGCAGCATCTTCTGGCGGCTGCGAGGGAGGAGGAAGGGAGTGGAGGGTGCTGGCGGCAGTGGCGGGA belongs to Triticum urartu cultivar G1812 chromosome 7, Tu2.1, whole genome shotgun sequence and includes:
- the LOC125525346 gene encoding disease resistance protein RGA4-like, producing the protein MEAVAMAVATAFVDCMVPRLFKFLEENSELRKNLQSDINYIKYEFEMISATIKDEQKNCHDGGEEVHTVWINMVRDLAHAIEDCLDRFTHRVAMAETGAGWLRRAVHRVKTVKARNEFAVAIRKLKKISEDASQLKGTYSSSTTSSPGRSLLSSEHTEMAVMTDDEDEHSAASSGPAPVGMDGPHSELLNLIQQQQQLKVITIVGFHGMGKTLLANHVYKAIESQYEALAWVPPAKLGGTASEVLKEILQQLGQCTDGPLNKLQERIKDCIGTKRFFIVIDDLRKAGYWDHIKEAFAGLSGRFLVTTAIQRIANICSISVVHDHVYIMTTLADQHSRILFLKEAFQDDDPPADAKELSSAALKKCDGLPLALVTTARFFQSMGNPTRMKWAKLCAELGTHLESDELFARMRRVLVQSYTSLDSQVDRTFLLYLSTYPSGRPVRKSTLIRKWLAEGFSPGNITSSALDAATSCFEKLVDRSILQHIDASGNSTEVKTCHTHGMMLEFVIRKSMSDNFVTLLCDQPSAPPLPSKIRRLSLHHARPTGVNDLSLVRSLTVFGQTHPSILDFRNYELMRVLDLGEYDHDLGDSDLKLACSYLLLLRYLSLGAAVTALPKNIKKLQFLETLDVRRTNIEILPTQVMELPSLLHLFGKLKLKQDVGARRMSKLQAWLSANSKLETVAGFVVDSNKSQEFAQLIEHMKHLTKVKIWYVSHADASSTSTLSKAIKGFIERGTEFTTSVALSLALSGEGSQDLLNFTLENDKSFYLRSLKLQGGNIFSLPPFVTMLAGLNKLSLSFPHQLRSDIIAALSEMCSLTQLKLTATQLDKHTIGKDAFRILQHLSITVEVITELEIQDGALSCLKSLRLLCKGLDDFSGTSAIQYFKHLEEIALHREVGGDTKQKWKEAARKHPRCPKILFV